From a region of the Zingiber officinale cultivar Zhangliang chromosome 4B, Zo_v1.1, whole genome shotgun sequence genome:
- the LOC121978149 gene encoding deoxyuridine 5'-triphosphate nucleotidohydrolase-like has translation MRSPPGSRRLIPTGLSMEIPWGTYGRIATRSSAAFKLGLDIGVGVINSDYRGEVKIFAFNHSDRNVYIHKGGCVAQLILEYIVMADVYEVQSLTPTDRSIEGFGSTSQRRKPTSSSKTSKGRWDTLGEPSAKFDYYINYDMPTPLPDLELPAPSWDDEPTES, from the coding sequence ATGCGTAGCCCCCCCGGAAGCCGAAGATTAATTCCAACAGGCCTCAGTATGGAAATACCATGGGGAACCTATGGTAGAATAGCCACGAGATCAAGCGCAGCATTTAAGCTTGGTCTTGATATTGGAGTTGGAGTAATTAACAGTGATTATAGGGGTGAAGTTAAAATCTTCGCCTTCAATCACTCTGATCGGAATGTCTATATTCATAAAGGTGGTTGTGTTGCCCAACTTATTCTAGAATATATTGTTATGGCAGATGTCTATGAGGTACAAAGTCTGACCCCAACTGATAGAAGTATTGAAGGCTTTGGCTCAACTTCACAACGGCGAAAACCAACCTCTTCATCCAAGACATCAAAAGGAAGATGGGATACCCTGGGGGAACCAAGTGCTAAGTTTGACTACTATATTAATTATGACATGCCAACCCCTCTTCCAGATTTAGAATTACCAGCACCATCATGGGACGATGAACCAACAGAATCTTAG